The Vanrija pseudolonga chromosome 1, complete sequence genomic sequence CCGTGTTGATTTCTGCCGCCAGGTCAGCCGAGGGTGCTAGCAGGGGACACACGGAAGTGGTTCGGCGTGAGCGAGGCCGCGTGCGGCGCCTCGGGGGCGGGTATAGGCGTGGGTGGGGCCATGGTTCGACGACAATGGATGACCCAAGGTCAACGAAGAGTTGAGAGATGGGTTGAGTGACCCATCAGACCTGTTGACCTCCTTTGTttacgccgcgcgcacgggCCGGcgtgacggcgaggtggggggTTGGGAGAGATCCAGTGTGCAGcagggcgagcgagggacGTTGATCATGGCGATGGGCATACGCGGCAAGTGTGAACTCCCCTTGTCGTGCTTGTCGTGTCGTCCCATGCTCGCCAGGCCTGTCATGCATGGATCAACATGAGCAAAGGGCAGATCGGCACTCGTACCAGACAGAGGCAAACCCCCTCGCAGACCATTGTCAACAGCGGGGCCCCGGTCAACTTTCCCACGCTCGCCCCGGCACCCAACGCACCAATCCAGCTCCGAGCCTTCCCGCTCAGCGACCACACCGCCCGTCGCCCAGGCCGTGCAGTCTGACGTCTTCACCGACGCTCTCGACACCGCTCAGCAGCCCACACCCTATCCTCCAGCCGCCAtgtccgcccccgccgctcctgccgcccccgcgcctgccgctgcccccgcggCGCCCGTGCCCTCCGAGGACCAGATTGCGCGCAAGGTGGGTGacgccgttgtcgttgtgCGATGAGCTGACGCTGGACCAGTTCGACAACTGCGTGAGTTGACCCGTGGGAGTGGAGATGAGCGCCGCTTGCTCTGGCTCCGAATGAGGACGTGGTCGACTGCTCGACTACACGATGTGCTGGACTGACACGCCAGCTCGctgacctcctcgtcaacgccggtgtcggcttcggcgtcggcgtcgtcgcgtccgtcATCCTCTTCCGCCGTGAGTGCAGATGTAGACCAGAGTGAGACTGTACTTACCCCCCAGGCCGCGGATGGCCCGTCGCCCTCTCGACTGGGTAAGTTGgcccgctggctggccgtgTAACATACTGACTTTGCAGCTTCGGTGCCGGTGTTGCGTACTCCAACGTGGGTGTGATTGACGGATATGTCAGAGACCACCCGCTGACTTGCCCAGTGCAACTACTCGCTCAACCCCTACGTCCTCCCCGGCACCAAGATCCTGCCCGCGTCCAAGCAGTAATCGGACGGTTAAAAGACACGATAGTGTTTGATGATCAACGCGTAGCTAGAGTCTGGCAGGGGGTGTGGGTGCGGGCGGGTGCCGCGTCCAGAGTTTGCGGCGTTGGGGTAGAGGCGCTTGCGCAGAGTGTGCTGACGAGACATTGGTTTGAGAGCAAACTGACAGGTCGTGTGGCATGTGGCGAGCATATCGGCGGCTTCTAGGACATGAACCGATGGCGCGACAACATGATGACAGTGAGACGAACGCAGATGTGCGCCTGTGCATTCTATGTCTATGCTATTGAGGGGGCATGGAGtagcgctgctggcgccatCACATGCGTATATGCTTGATGTTGATGGGGGTTGGTTGTGACCCAAGGGCTGTTCTCCGCCAGTGACCATTGCGACCAGGCTGCTGGACCTCTCGACTCCACTCTACTACTACTGCTGCCCGGGCGGCTTCCCGCCCGTCAGGATGCTCGGCAGCTCCGTCTGGGCGCCGTCTCCAGGTCGCGGAATCGTGCGCTGCTTCTCGCCCATGTACGCTGTTTGTCAGCCTTGCCTCAAGACGGCCACTCACTCCGCCGG encodes the following:
- the MINOS1 gene encoding MICOS complex subunit MIC10 is translated as MSAPAAPAAPAPAAAPAAPVPSEDQIARKFDNCLADLLVNAGVGFGVGVVASVILFRRRGWPVALSTGFGAGVAYSNCNYSLNPYVLPGTKILPASKQ